Part of the Granulicella cerasi genome is shown below.
TCTGCTCAGTTCTTGCCGCTGCTTTTCGCAGGATGACACGTATACCATAAATAATATAAACAAACAAGTTAGTGTTTTGATATTCTCTATACGAGTTCTACACATATACGAGGATTCAACGACTTGCAGAAAAAACCTGCACAGAATCTGCACTGAACGAGTCTTAGTACATGGAGGCGGACATGACATTCGTCACCGAAAAATCGGAACTCAAGCCGGGATTGGTAATCTTTCGGCGTGGCGACGTGGAGCATCGCATGTGGTATTGCCGGATGAAGATTCCCAAGGCAGACCGCTACAAGACTGTTTCCTTATGACAACCGACGTTGAAGTGGCGCGAGAACGCGTCTTCGACCAGGACGCGGACATCCGGTTCCGGCTGAAGCACGATGTCCCGGTGTTCAACCACCCCTTTCGCGAGGTTGGCAGAGAGTATCTGCTAACGCAGGAAGCCCGAGCGCAGCGTGGGGAGATCGGCGCGGCGCGTCCCAAGAAGATTCACGCCGTCATCGAAGGAGCATTGGACAGATAGGTCGGTTCCACCCAGGTGCATTTGATTGGGGATGTGTTGTGGGGCGATTATCCGGGTGGCTGCGAGTGAACGGCGCGGGACGCCTGAAGCGGAACGGCGTCCGCGTAGTCTGCGAGGAGATGGCGCAAGAGTTCGCGGACAAGGAAGCGGAGCGTCGCACCAAGACTCAAGATTCTCTTGGTATTCGTATTTTGAAACCTATCAAGATGGAGCCGTCCGAGGATCGAACGGTTCCTTTCGTCAGTGATCCCACCATCCGCTTCGAGATGTCAATCTTGGGGGCGGTGTTGAACTTCGCGATCAAGAAGCGGTACGTTCCAGCCAGCCAGCGTTACGACGAACGTCCGAAGCTCAAGACCATGCGGCGGGATGAATTCACATTGGAGGAGTAGCGCAAGCTCCATACGGTCGGCAGGAAATGGATTGCTGAAGCGGATAAGCCTTCGAGTACCTGGTATTGCAACGTCACGTACAACATGATCCTGATTGCTTGCAATACCGGCATGAGGCCAGCCGAGATGAAGAACCTCCGCTGGCGTGACATCGTGCCCGCGAAAGACCGCGAAGGGCGCGAGATCGTTGTTCTGTTAGTACAAGGTAAAAGGGAAATCAAGAAAGCTCGTTGCTCCGAAGAGTGTTGGCGATTATCTGCAACGTATCCGCTCGATCTCCAAAGCTACTGAGTTGGAAGATCGGGTCTTTACCACTGTGAACGGCAAGCCTGCCAAGAGTCTTTATGTCTCTTTGATTGCCGACCTCTTGGACAAAGCAAACCTGCGCGAAGGCACGCAAGGCGTGCCGAGATCGACCTACTGCTTCCGGCATACCTATGCCACGCTGCGATTGCAGGATGGCGTTGATGTGTACTTCCTTGCCGAGCAGATGGGAACGTCAGTGCAGATGATCGAGCAGCACTATGGGCATGTAAACACGGTCAAGCACGCGGATCGCGTGTTACAGGGCATGACAGGATAGGAACTCCCGCATTCGGACGACACCAAAGCTAAAGCGTCGAAGGCGGCGGAGACGCATGACAAACTGAAAAGAGGTCAGCGACACAGGCCGCGCTGACCGTATCGCTCCCGAAGCCGTCTTGAGCCGGAGCCGTGGCGGAGGCGAGCGTAAGGAGGGTTCGACATCAATGACCTCTTTGGATTTGGGTTTGAATTTGCTGCCGCGCCACTGGGGCGTAATTGGCGGCAAACCTGCACGTGCCGCCGCTGGCGGCTGTCTTCGTGCAGGTCAGTTTGTGCGTCTCGATTGGCTCAGCAAACTTAAACATGCGCCCTATTTGTCTTCCTGATTCAGTTCCTCACGGCTTTCCTCTTCGATGCTCAATACGTAGCGACGACGGACCTTCGTGCCTGCCGCTGACAGCACCATGCGCAACGAAC
Proteins encoded:
- a CDS encoding Rax2 family protein — protein: MAQEFADKEAERRTKTQDSLGIRILKPIKMEPSEDRTVPFVSDPTIRFEMSILGAVLNFAIKKRYVPASQRYDERPKLKTMRRDEFTLEE
- a CDS encoding site-specific integrase; this encodes MEDRVFTTVNGKPAKSLYVSLIADLLDKANLREGTQGVPRSTYCFRHTYATLRLQDGVDVYFLAEQMGTSVQMIEQHYGHVNTVKHADRVLQGMTG